Proteins encoded in a region of the Mycolicibacterium chitae genome:
- a CDS encoding VOC family protein, protein MTVNPIPAGYTSLTPFLAIEGAAAAIDFYTSVFGAQLVEKMAAPGGDGTVIAHAELDFGHGRLQLGDPNPQYGLRAPDRSETVTQSMTLYCPDVDAVVERARQSGATVREELHTFVTGDRFASLVDPFGLRWTVMTRVEDVDAAERDRRLAQWAQENLA, encoded by the coding sequence ATGACCGTCAATCCCATCCCCGCCGGATACACCAGCCTCACCCCGTTCCTCGCGATCGAGGGCGCCGCCGCCGCGATCGACTTCTACACCTCGGTGTTCGGGGCGCAGCTGGTGGAGAAGATGGCCGCCCCAGGCGGCGACGGCACCGTAATCGCCCACGCCGAACTGGATTTCGGGCACGGCCGGCTGCAGCTGGGTGACCCGAACCCGCAGTACGGGTTGCGCGCCCCGGACCGCTCGGAGACCGTCACCCAGTCGATGACGCTGTACTGTCCCGACGTCGACGCGGTCGTCGAACGGGCCAGGCAATCCGGCGCCACCGTCCGCGAGGAACTGCACACGTTCGTCACCGGTGACCGGTTCGCGTCGCTGGTGGATCCCTTCGGTCTGCGCTGGACGGTGATGACCCGGGTAGAGGACGTCGACGCGGCCGAACGCGACCGGCGGCTGGCGCAGTGGGCCCAGGAGAATCTGGCTTAG
- a CDS encoding helix-turn-helix domain-containing protein has translation MSDWKSAPAVRPQRGVVGRVGSAAAFDLQRWAPSSAAAEFVEHFWSVSWDLAETESFDSTVITFPAVHLTHEWGTDSPRHGHALPATLIHGVVPEVFTTTIRGRGQVVGARFRAGGFAARFGRDAAQYTGRILAADAELFGAPVQLTDDRGQAAARLDELIAQNPTGPDPTYRALSALLDRLREDNDVQRVAQVMDLAPWSARTTQRVFRRYVGMPAKWVLCRYRLQQAALDIETEPGVDLADLAARLGWYDQAHFTNDFRAMLGCTPGQYAARHGLPAE, from the coding sequence GTGTCGGATTGGAAAAGCGCGCCAGCCGTGCGACCGCAGCGCGGGGTGGTCGGTCGGGTCGGGTCGGCCGCGGCGTTCGATCTGCAGCGCTGGGCACCGTCGTCGGCAGCCGCGGAGTTCGTCGAGCATTTCTGGTCGGTCAGCTGGGATCTGGCCGAGACGGAGTCGTTCGACAGCACGGTGATCACGTTCCCGGCCGTACACCTCACCCACGAGTGGGGCACCGACTCGCCGCGACACGGCCACGCGTTGCCCGCGACCCTCATCCACGGCGTCGTGCCGGAGGTGTTCACCACGACGATCCGGGGCCGCGGCCAGGTGGTCGGTGCGCGCTTTCGCGCGGGTGGGTTCGCGGCCCGCTTCGGCCGCGACGCCGCCCAGTACACCGGGCGCATCCTCGCGGCGGATGCCGAACTGTTCGGCGCCCCAGTGCAGCTGACCGACGACCGCGGGCAGGCCGCGGCCCGGCTGGACGAGCTGATCGCGCAGAACCCGACCGGGCCGGACCCGACCTATCGGGCGTTGAGCGCCCTGCTGGATCGGCTGCGCGAGGACAACGACGTGCAGCGGGTGGCGCAGGTGATGGACCTGGCGCCGTGGAGTGCGCGCACCACGCAGCGCGTCTTCCGGCGTTACGTGGGCATGCCCGCCAAATGGGTGCTGTGTCGGTACCGGTTGCAGCAGGCCGCGCTGGACATCGAGACCGAACCCGGCGTGGATCTGGCCGATCTGGCGGCCCGGCTCGGCTGGTACGACCAGGCACATTTCACCAATGACTTCCGGGCCATGCTGGGGTGCACCCCCGGCCAGTACGCCGCCCGACACGGTCTGCCCGCCGAATAA
- a CDS encoding amidase, producing MDSIELAFAGAAEQARLLAAGTVTAPALTDLYLERIARIDPELRSYRVVFADAARRQAAAAQERLDAGERLPLLGVPVAVKDDVDVAEATTTYGSSAHGPAPTKDAEVIRLLREAGAVILGKTAVPEMMIWPFTETVTFGATHNPWDISYTPGGSSGGSAAAVAAGLAPMALGSDGAGSIRIPASWCGLFGIKPQRDRVPLAPHDDAWCGMVSNGPLTRTVEDAALFLDVTCDKAMPGPEGGFVGAASRPPNRLRIALTTKVPPLVTARVSAEHAAAVHQAGRLLRELGHDVVFRDIDYPRTAVYGQVLPRYLRGIYDDVRVLPHQERLDSRTRGMARIGRMFSDARIAKIRAAEADFAARVQAIFDDVDVVITPGTATGPSRVGAYRRLGAVSTLALVVARVPFQAAFNATGQPVAVVPWGLDRAGLPLSIQLVGRPFDEATLLSLAAEIEADRPWADRRPALS from the coding sequence ATGGACTCCATCGAGCTGGCGTTCGCCGGTGCCGCCGAACAGGCCCGCCTGCTCGCCGCGGGTACGGTGACCGCGCCCGCGCTCACCGACCTGTACCTGGAACGCATCGCCCGGATCGACCCCGAACTGCGTTCGTACCGCGTGGTTTTCGCCGATGCCGCCCGCCGGCAGGCTGCGGCCGCGCAGGAGCGCCTCGACGCCGGCGAGCGGTTGCCGCTGCTCGGGGTGCCCGTCGCGGTCAAGGACGATGTCGACGTCGCCGAGGCCACCACCACCTACGGCAGCTCCGCCCACGGCCCCGCGCCGACCAAGGACGCCGAGGTGATCCGGCTGCTGCGCGAGGCCGGCGCGGTGATCCTGGGCAAGACCGCGGTCCCGGAGATGATGATCTGGCCGTTCACCGAGACGGTGACGTTCGGGGCCACGCACAACCCGTGGGACATCTCCTACACGCCGGGGGGCAGCAGCGGTGGCAGCGCGGCCGCGGTGGCCGCGGGCCTGGCGCCCATGGCGCTGGGTTCCGACGGGGCCGGTTCTATCCGCATCCCGGCCAGTTGGTGCGGGCTGTTCGGGATCAAGCCGCAGCGCGATCGGGTGCCGCTGGCCCCGCACGATGACGCGTGGTGCGGCATGGTCAGCAACGGACCGTTGACCCGCACCGTCGAGGACGCGGCGTTGTTCCTCGACGTCACCTGCGACAAGGCGATGCCCGGGCCCGAGGGCGGGTTCGTCGGCGCGGCGTCGCGGCCGCCGAACCGGCTGCGAATCGCGTTGACGACCAAGGTTCCTCCGCTGGTGACGGCCCGGGTCAGCGCCGAGCACGCCGCCGCGGTCCACCAGGCCGGCCGGTTGCTGCGCGAACTCGGCCACGACGTGGTGTTCCGCGACATCGACTACCCGCGCACCGCGGTGTACGGGCAGGTGCTGCCGCGGTATCTGCGTGGCATCTACGACGACGTGCGGGTGCTGCCGCATCAGGAGCGCCTCGATTCCCGCACGCGCGGGATGGCCCGGATCGGCCGGATGTTCTCCGACGCCCGGATCGCCAAGATCCGCGCCGCTGAGGCCGATTTCGCCGCCCGGGTGCAGGCCATCTTCGACGACGTGGACGTGGTGATCACGCCGGGTACCGCGACCGGTCCGTCGCGGGTGGGCGCCTACCGCCGCCTCGGTGCGGTCTCCACCCTGGCGCTGGTGGTGGCGCGGGTACCGTTCCAGGCGGCGTTCAATGCGACGGGTCAGCCCGTCGCGGTGGTGCCCTGGGGTCTGGACCGCGCCGGGCTACCGTTGTCGATCCAGTTGGTGGGCAGGCCCTTTGACGAGGCGACGCTGTTGTCGTTGGCCGCCGAGATCGAGGCCGACCGCCCGTGGGCCGACCGCCGCCCCGCCCTCAGCTGA
- a CDS encoding DNA-deoxyinosine glycosylase, with product MSESVRGPDVVGFAPLVRPGARVLFLGNAPSVLSLQRQQYYGNPRNAFWPIMAQLCGFDAAAPYEQRAAALMAAGYAVWDVLVFCRRPGSLDSSVERDSMVANDFAAFYASHPTIERVFFTGGAAEANYRRLVSVTADVTYTRLPSTSPAHTVAFETKLAAWRTAVLG from the coding sequence ATGTCGGAATCGGTGCGCGGACCGGACGTGGTGGGATTTGCCCCGCTGGTGCGCCCCGGCGCGCGGGTGCTGTTTCTGGGTAATGCGCCCAGCGTGCTGTCGCTGCAGCGCCAGCAGTACTACGGTAATCCGCGCAACGCGTTCTGGCCGATCATGGCCCAGCTGTGCGGGTTCGACGCCGCCGCACCTTACGAACAGCGCGCCGCGGCGCTGATGGCCGCTGGCTACGCGGTCTGGGATGTGTTGGTGTTCTGCCGTCGACCCGGCAGCCTGGATTCCTCCGTCGAGCGAGACAGCATGGTGGCCAACGACTTTGCCGCGTTCTACGCCTCGCATCCGACGATCGAGCGGGTGTTCTTCACCGGCGGTGCGGCCGAGGCGAACTACCGCCGCCTGGTGTCGGTGACCGCGGACGTGACGTATACGCGGTTGCCGTCGACGAGCCCGGCGCACACCGTGGCGTTCGAGACGAAGCTGGCGGCGTGGCGGACCGCGGTGCTCGGCTGA
- a CDS encoding adenylate/guanylate cyclase domain-containing protein, with amino-acid sequence MQVDPRIEASGLLDGLDGSARAERAELISWMLTEGFSVEHLRGSFSPMLLASRRLIGDDATYVSIRQIAEQTGMEIDLVRRALRAFGLPNVDDPDEQVYLRADGAALMHTARFLEMGFDAEDLLHATRILSEGLSNAAEVMRYAALAAVLKPGATELDIARGTEQVVSQAAPLLGPMIEDMLLVALRHAMETEAVNASERVSGTPLPGARMIAVAFADLVGFTRLGEDVEPAELERLAHRLAMMARDVAQPPVRFVKAIGDAVMLVCPEPEPLLRALLDLAGAAEADAEFPRLRLGMSYGEAVSRAGDWFGGSVNLASRVTGAARPGAVLVAEQAQEAIGDVDGIRWSFVGARHLKGIRGDTKLFRARPAD; translated from the coding sequence GTGCAGGTGGACCCGCGGATCGAAGCCTCCGGGCTGTTGGACGGCCTCGACGGCAGCGCGCGCGCCGAACGCGCGGAACTGATCTCTTGGATGCTGACCGAGGGCTTCTCCGTCGAGCACCTGCGCGGATCCTTCTCGCCGATGCTGCTGGCCTCCCGCCGCCTGATCGGCGACGACGCCACCTACGTGTCCATTCGTCAGATCGCTGAGCAGACCGGGATGGAGATCGACCTGGTGCGACGGGCGTTGCGCGCGTTCGGTCTGCCCAATGTCGATGATCCCGACGAGCAGGTGTACCTGCGGGCCGACGGCGCGGCCCTGATGCACACCGCGCGGTTCCTCGAGATGGGCTTCGATGCGGAGGATCTGCTGCACGCCACTCGCATCCTGTCCGAGGGGTTGTCCAACGCTGCCGAGGTGATGCGCTACGCCGCGTTGGCGGCCGTATTGAAGCCCGGCGCAACGGAACTCGACATCGCCCGCGGGACCGAGCAGGTGGTTTCGCAGGCCGCGCCGCTGCTGGGGCCGATGATCGAGGACATGCTGCTGGTGGCCCTGCGGCACGCCATGGAGACCGAGGCCGTCAACGCCTCCGAACGGGTCTCGGGCACACCGCTGCCCGGCGCGCGGATGATCGCGGTGGCCTTCGCCGACCTCGTCGGCTTCACCCGCCTGGGTGAGGACGTGGAGCCCGCCGAACTGGAACGGCTGGCGCACCGGCTGGCGATGATGGCCCGCGATGTCGCGCAGCCGCCGGTGCGGTTCGTCAAGGCGATCGGCGACGCCGTCATGCTGGTCTGTCCGGAACCGGAACCGCTGCTGCGGGCGCTGCTCGACCTCGCGGGTGCCGCCGAGGCCGACGCCGAGTTCCCGCGGCTGCGCCTCGGGATGTCCTACGGCGAGGCGGTCAGCCGCGCGGGGGACTGGTTCGGCGGTTCGGTGAACCTGGCCAGCCGGGTGACCGGCGCGGCGCGGCCCGGCGCGGTGCTGGTGGCCGAACAAGCGCAGGAGGCGATCGGCGACGTCGACGGGATCCGCTGGTCGTTCGTCGGGGCCCGGCACCTCAAGGGAATCCGGGGCGACACCAAGCTGTTTCGCGCCCGGCCGGCCGACTAG
- a CDS encoding AIM24 family protein has protein sequence MAGQWHPDPEGRFEYRWWDGQNWTDQVSHQGQVHQVPLGAPPAPQQTEAAPAAQAVPAQDGFAGISGNLVDGRFAEKSGTPIANQNPRMLRVRLGEPFMARQGSMVAYQGNVDFAFEGGGASRFIKKAFTGEGLPLMRCQGQGDVFLADRACDVHLLQLSNTGLSISGKNVLAFSSSLDWNIERVRGGSIATGGLFNTTLRGTGWVALTTDGPPVVLDAAEAPTFADTDAVVAWSANLQTQLKTSFKAGALIGRGSGEALQVAFHGSGFVIVQPSEGAPVVPTQ, from the coding sequence ATGGCAGGCCAATGGCATCCGGATCCCGAAGGCCGCTTCGAGTACCGCTGGTGGGACGGGCAGAACTGGACCGACCAGGTCTCCCATCAGGGGCAGGTGCACCAGGTGCCGCTCGGGGCGCCGCCCGCACCGCAGCAGACCGAGGCCGCGCCCGCTGCGCAGGCCGTCCCTGCGCAGGACGGTTTCGCCGGGATCTCCGGCAACCTGGTCGACGGGCGCTTCGCCGAGAAATCCGGGACCCCGATCGCCAACCAGAACCCCAGGATGCTGCGGGTGCGCCTCGGCGAGCCCTTCATGGCCCGGCAGGGTTCGATGGTCGCCTACCAGGGCAACGTCGACTTCGCGTTCGAGGGCGGCGGGGCGTCGCGGTTCATCAAGAAGGCGTTCACCGGCGAGGGTCTGCCGCTGATGCGCTGCCAGGGCCAGGGCGACGTGTTCCTGGCCGACCGGGCCTGCGACGTGCACCTGCTGCAGCTGTCCAACACCGGGCTGTCGATCAGCGGGAAGAACGTGTTGGCGTTCTCCAGCAGCCTGGACTGGAACATCGAGCGCGTGCGGGGCGGCAGCATCGCCACCGGCGGGCTGTTCAACACGACGCTGCGCGGCACCGGCTGGGTCGCGTTGACCACCGATGGGCCGCCGGTGGTGCTCGACGCCGCCGAGGCGCCGACCTTCGCCGACACCGACGCCGTGGTGGCGTGGTCGGCGAATCTGCAGACCCAGCTGAAGACCAGCTTCAAGGCCGGCGCGCTGATCGGGCGCGGCTCCGGCGAAGCCCTGCAGGTGGCGTTCCACGGCAGCGGATTCGTCATCGTGCAGCCCTCGGAGGGCGCCCCCGTCGTGCCGACCCAGTAG
- a CDS encoding ABC transporter ATP-binding protein: protein MSGPLRGGMRAMAQGPPQRSRDFRGAAVRLVKRLTPHRALTLTVIALSIVGIALGVIGPRILGHATDLLFNGVIGRELPSGMSKEQAVEAARARGDNTFADMLSGMNIVPGQGVDFGAVGRTLLLALALYLVAALAVWVQARLLNVAVQRTMVDLRADVERKVHRLPLSHFDTRQRGEVLSRVTNDIDNVQTSLAISISQLLSAVLTIFAVLVMMLTISPLLTLITVLTVPLSLWVTRLITRRSQRMFAAQWHNTGRLNALIEETYSGFTVVKTYGHRDAVRTMFAERNSDVFHAGFGAQFFSGLISPATMFVGNLSYVAVAVLGGIKVATGQITLGSIQAFIQYVRQFNQPLTQVAGMYNTLQSGIASAERVFDFLDEPELAPDPDGTLPHTDSPPRVEFEHVSFGYHDDRTVIADLSLTAEPGATVAIVGPTGAGKTTLVNLLLRFYDVDAGRILIDGVDIATVSAASLRSGIAMVLQDTWLFGGTIADNIAYGRPRASREEILEAGRAAFVDRFVHALPDGYDTVVSDDNGMLSAGEKQLITIARAFLARPRLLVLDEATSSVDTRTELVIQHAMAELRRDRTCFIIAHRLSTIRDADLILVVDRGRIVEQGTHAELLARHGAYWDMTQA, encoded by the coding sequence ATGAGCGGGCCGCTGCGCGGCGGGATGCGCGCCATGGCCCAGGGGCCGCCGCAGCGTTCCCGCGACTTCCGGGGTGCGGCCGTGCGTCTGGTCAAACGCCTGACGCCGCACCGCGCCCTGACCCTCACGGTGATCGCGCTGTCGATCGTCGGCATCGCGCTCGGCGTCATCGGACCGCGGATCCTCGGGCACGCCACCGATCTGCTGTTCAACGGTGTGATCGGCCGCGAGTTGCCGTCGGGCATGAGCAAGGAGCAGGCCGTCGAGGCGGCGCGGGCCCGCGGCGACAACACCTTCGCCGACATGCTCTCCGGGATGAATATCGTTCCGGGACAGGGCGTGGACTTCGGCGCGGTCGGGCGGACGCTGCTGCTGGCGCTGGCGCTGTACCTGGTGGCGGCGCTGGCGGTGTGGGTGCAGGCCCGGCTGCTCAACGTCGCCGTGCAGCGCACCATGGTGGACCTGCGCGCCGACGTCGAACGCAAGGTGCATCGGCTTCCGCTGTCGCACTTCGACACTCGGCAACGCGGGGAGGTGTTGTCGCGGGTCACCAACGACATCGACAACGTCCAAACCTCGCTGGCCATCTCGATCAGCCAGTTGCTGTCCGCGGTCCTGACCATCTTCGCCGTGCTGGTGATGATGCTGACCATCTCGCCGCTGCTGACGCTGATCACGGTGCTGACGGTGCCGCTGTCGCTGTGGGTGACGCGGCTGATCACCCGTCGCTCGCAACGGATGTTCGCCGCCCAGTGGCACAACACGGGGCGGCTCAACGCGCTCATCGAGGAGACCTACAGCGGTTTCACCGTCGTCAAGACCTACGGGCACCGCGACGCGGTGCGCACCATGTTCGCCGAACGCAACAGCGATGTCTTCCACGCCGGCTTCGGCGCGCAGTTCTTCTCCGGGTTGATCTCGCCGGCCACCATGTTCGTCGGCAACCTCAGCTACGTGGCCGTGGCGGTGCTCGGCGGCATCAAGGTGGCCACCGGCCAGATCACGCTGGGCAGCATCCAGGCGTTCATCCAGTACGTCCGCCAGTTCAACCAGCCGCTGACCCAGGTCGCCGGCATGTACAACACGCTGCAGTCCGGCATCGCCAGCGCCGAGCGGGTCTTCGACTTCCTCGACGAGCCGGAGCTGGCGCCGGATCCCGACGGCACGCTGCCGCACACGGATTCGCCGCCGCGGGTGGAGTTCGAGCACGTCAGCTTCGGCTATCACGACGACCGGACCGTGATCGCAGACCTGTCGCTGACCGCCGAACCGGGCGCCACCGTGGCCATCGTCGGCCCCACCGGCGCCGGCAAGACCACCCTGGTGAACCTGCTGCTGCGGTTCTACGACGTGGATGCGGGCCGGATCCTCATCGACGGTGTCGACATCGCGACCGTCAGCGCCGCCTCGCTGCGGTCGGGCATCGCGATGGTGCTGCAGGACACCTGGCTGTTCGGCGGCACCATCGCGGACAACATCGCCTACGGGCGCCCCCGCGCGAGTCGCGAGGAGATCCTCGAGGCGGGCCGGGCGGCGTTCGTCGACCGCTTCGTGCATGCCCTGCCCGACGGCTACGACACCGTGGTCAGCGACGACAACGGCATGCTCAGCGCCGGTGAGAAGCAATTGATCACCATCGCGCGGGCGTTCCTGGCCCGGCCGCGGCTGCTGGTGCTCGACGAGGCGACCAGCTCGGTAGACACCCGCACCGAGCTGGTGATTCAGCACGCGATGGCCGAATTGCGCCGGGACCGGACGTGTTTCATCATCGCCCACCGGCTGTCCACGATCCGGGACGCCGACCTGATCCTCGTCGTCGACCGGGGGCGCATCGTCGAGCAGGGCACGCACGCCGAGCTATTGGCGCGCCATGGCGCCTACTGGGACATGACCCAGGCCTGA
- a CDS encoding ABC transporter ATP-binding protein, with translation MLRALLRQYVRPYRPLVAAVMTLQVISTLASLYLPTVNAAIIDDGVAVGDTDTIVRLGAVMLAVTALQVCCAVGAVYFGSRTGMSFGRDLRAAMFHHVTTFSEHETGRFGAPSLITRTTNDVQQIQMLVQMTFTVLVTAPIMCVGGVFMAIHLDPGLAWLLIVSIPVLGLANYWIISHLLPIYRRMQELIDGINRVMREQLAGIRVIRAFAREPFEHNRFAAANQTLSDTAVEAGRWQALMLPVTTLTINISSVAVIWFGGLRIDGGQMQVGALIAFLSYFMQILMAVLMATIFLAALPRASVCAERIGEVLGTTPAVSDPSHAVEPAATGVPVLRADRVSFQYPGAEQPVLHDVSFTARPGTTTAIVGSTGSGKSTLISLLCRMYDASAGAVLLDEVDVRDYRTERLWSSFGVVPQRGYLFSGTVAANLRYGRSDASEDDMWEALRVACADGFIAAHKDGLQMRVAQGGINFSGGQRQRMAIARAVIRRPAIYLFDDAFSALDVHTDAKVRANLREFSPESTVVVVAQRISTVVAADQVVVLDDGRVVGIGTHERLLAECPTYTAIADSQSVHAGTGEGR, from the coding sequence ATGCTCCGGGCGCTGCTGCGACAGTATGTCCGGCCGTACCGGCCGCTGGTCGCCGCCGTGATGACGTTGCAGGTGATCAGCACGCTGGCGTCGCTGTATCTGCCAACCGTCAACGCCGCCATCATCGACGACGGGGTGGCCGTCGGCGACACCGACACCATCGTCCGGCTCGGTGCCGTCATGCTGGCCGTCACCGCGCTGCAGGTGTGCTGCGCGGTCGGCGCGGTGTACTTCGGTTCCCGCACGGGCATGAGCTTCGGCCGCGACCTGCGCGCGGCGATGTTCCACCACGTCACCACGTTCTCCGAGCACGAGACCGGGCGCTTCGGCGCGCCGTCGCTGATCACCCGGACCACCAACGACGTCCAGCAGATCCAGATGCTGGTGCAGATGACGTTCACGGTGCTGGTGACCGCGCCGATCATGTGCGTGGGCGGGGTGTTCATGGCGATCCACCTGGATCCGGGGCTGGCGTGGCTGTTGATCGTCAGCATCCCAGTGCTGGGCCTGGCGAACTACTGGATCATCAGCCACCTGCTGCCCATCTACCGCCGGATGCAGGAATTGATCGACGGCATCAACCGGGTGATGCGCGAGCAGCTGGCCGGCATCCGGGTGATCCGGGCCTTCGCCCGGGAGCCGTTCGAACACAATCGCTTTGCCGCCGCCAACCAGACGCTGTCGGACACCGCGGTGGAGGCCGGGCGCTGGCAGGCGCTGATGCTGCCGGTGACGACGCTGACCATCAACATCTCGAGCGTCGCGGTGATCTGGTTCGGCGGGCTGCGCATCGACGGCGGCCAGATGCAGGTGGGCGCGCTGATCGCCTTCCTGTCCTACTTCATGCAGATCCTGATGGCCGTGCTGATGGCCACGATCTTCCTCGCGGCGCTGCCGCGGGCCTCGGTGTGCGCCGAACGCATCGGCGAGGTGCTCGGCACCACCCCGGCCGTCTCGGACCCGTCGCACGCCGTCGAACCGGCCGCCACCGGCGTCCCGGTGCTGCGCGCCGACCGGGTGTCGTTCCAATACCCGGGCGCCGAACAACCGGTGCTGCACGACGTTTCGTTCACCGCTCGCCCGGGCACCACCACCGCCATCGTCGGCAGCACCGGGTCGGGCAAGTCCACCTTGATCTCGCTGCTGTGCCGGATGTACGACGCCAGCGCCGGCGCGGTGCTGCTCGACGAGGTCGACGTGCGCGACTACCGCACCGAGCGGCTGTGGTCGTCGTTCGGGGTGGTGCCGCAACGCGGCTACCTGTTCTCTGGCACGGTGGCCGCCAACCTGCGGTACGGCCGCTCCGACGCCTCCGAGGACGACATGTGGGAGGCGCTGCGGGTGGCCTGCGCCGACGGCTTCATCGCCGCGCACAAGGACGGCCTGCAGATGCGGGTGGCCCAGGGCGGCATCAACTTCTCCGGCGGGCAGCGGCAGCGGATGGCGATCGCCCGGGCCGTCATCCGCCGCCCCGCCATCTACCTGTTCGACGACGCGTTCTCCGCGCTCGACGTGCACACCGACGCCAAGGTGCGCGCCAACCTACGGGAGTTCTCCCCGGAGTCCACCGTCGTCGTTGTGGCGCAGCGGATTTCCACCGTCGTGGCCGCCGATCAGGTGGTGGTGCTCGACGACGGCCGGGTGGTCGGGATCGGCACCCACGAGCGTCTGCTCGCCGAATGTCCCACCTACACCGCGATCGCCGACTCGCAATCGGTGCACGCCGGGACCGGGGAGGGCCGATGA
- a CDS encoding DUF3558 domain-containing protein — MALLAGCSSEDPSDPQAGGDAPPASVDAQHGPVFPECGGISDETVSQLTQVAGLVNTATNSVGCQWLAGGSIVGPHFSFTSFRGSPIGRERKTQELSRDSVEDITIEGHDGFIAIARDLLTGTDTLCEVGIQFDDDFIEWSVSYAAQPFPDPCEVATELTRQSIVNAEK; from the coding sequence ATGGCACTGCTGGCCGGATGCTCGAGCGAGGACCCCAGCGATCCGCAGGCCGGGGGCGACGCGCCGCCGGCCAGCGTCGACGCGCAGCACGGTCCGGTGTTCCCCGAATGCGGCGGCATCAGCGACGAGACCGTCAGCCAGCTCACCCAGGTCGCGGGCCTGGTCAACACCGCCACCAACTCAGTCGGGTGCCAGTGGCTGGCCGGCGGCAGCATCGTCGGGCCGCACTTCTCGTTCACGTCGTTCCGCGGCAGCCCGATCGGGCGCGAACGCAAGACCCAGGAACTGTCCCGCGACAGCGTCGAGGACATCACCATCGAGGGCCACGACGGGTTCATCGCGATCGCCCGCGACCTGCTCACCGGCACCGACACGCTGTGCGAGGTGGGCATCCAGTTCGACGACGACTTCATCGAATGGTCGGTGTCCTACGCTGCCCAGCCCTTCCCGGATCCGTGCGAGGTGGCCACCGAGCTGACCCGCCAATCGATCGTGAACGCGGAGAAATGA
- a CDS encoding DUF3558 domain-containing protein — MRHLPDFGARRRRIGAGVAAAAALAILTGCSSTVDGTAVKAGAGPRNNESAETYPNLLKECDVLTSDVLAETVGAEPDAIQSTFVGAVCRWQANSQTGLVDITRFWFETGSLDNERRVAEEMNYQIEDRRVAGVASIVMQSENGCGVASDAAGVVGWWVNPQAPGVDACGQAIKLMELTLATSS; from the coding sequence ATGCGACACCTTCCTGACTTCGGCGCGCGTCGACGCCGCATCGGCGCCGGCGTGGCCGCCGCGGCGGCGCTGGCGATCCTGACCGGCTGCTCGTCGACGGTGGACGGGACCGCGGTCAAGGCCGGCGCGGGTCCGCGCAACAACGAGTCCGCGGAGACCTACCCGAACCTGCTCAAGGAATGCGACGTGTTGACCAGCGACGTGCTGGCCGAGACCGTGGGCGCCGAGCCCGACGCCATCCAGAGCACCTTCGTCGGGGCCGTCTGCCGCTGGCAGGCCAACAGCCAGACCGGCCTGGTGGACATCACCCGGTTCTGGTTCGAGACCGGCAGCCTGGACAACGAGCGCCGGGTCGCCGAGGAGATGAACTATCAGATCGAGGACCGGCGGGTGGCCGGTGTCGCCTCGATCGTCATGCAGAGCGAGAACGGCTGCGGCGTGGCCAGCGACGCGGCCGGCGTGGTCGGCTGGTGGGTCAACCCGCAGGCCCCCGGGGTCGACGCGTGCGGGCAGGCCATCAAGCTGATGGAGCTCACGCTCGCGACCAGCTCGTAG
- a CDS encoding SixA phosphatase family protein: MSEQRRTLVLLRHAKSAYPDGVADHDRPLAPRGEREAGLAGDWLRNGAPVDPPVQAVLCSSATRTRQTLQRTGLEVPVHVTDRIYGAMPGAVIEQINAVEQIFDFDVRTLLVIGHEPTMSALALGLAGAPGTNATAAEHISTKYPTSAMAVLRIDGPWSSVELGSAALTAFHIPR; the protein is encoded by the coding sequence GTGAGCGAGCAACGACGAACTCTGGTGCTACTGCGCCACGCCAAGTCCGCCTATCCCGACGGGGTCGCCGACCACGACCGGCCGCTGGCACCGCGCGGTGAACGCGAGGCCGGCCTGGCCGGGGACTGGCTGCGCAACGGAGCGCCGGTGGACCCGCCGGTGCAGGCGGTGCTGTGCTCGTCGGCCACCCGAACCCGCCAGACCCTGCAGCGGACCGGCCTCGAGGTGCCCGTCCACGTCACCGACCGCATCTACGGCGCCATGCCGGGAGCGGTGATCGAGCAGATCAACGCCGTCGAGCAGATCTTCGACTTCGACGTGCGGACCCTACTGGTGATCGGGCACGAACCGACGATGTCGGCGCTGGCCCTGGGACTGGCCGGCGCGCCGGGAACCAACGCCACTGCCGCCGAGCACATCTCGACGAAGTATCCGACCTCGGCGATGGCGGTGCTGCGCATCGACGGGCCGTGGTCGTCGGTGGAGCTGGGCAGCGCCGCGCTGACCGCCTTCCACATCCCGCGCTGA